A segment of the Alistipes communis genome:
CAAACGCTACAAGTACACGGGCAACCTCAACGCCCAGTTCTCGAGCATCCGCACCGGCGAGAAGGGCGAACCCGACTTCCTCAAACAGAACACCTTCCGCCTGCAATGGACGCACTCGCAGGATCCGAAGGCCAACCCGGGCTCCACCTTCTCCGCATCGGTCAACTTCGCCACGAGCGGTTACTCCAAATACGCGGCCACGACGCTCAACGACATTCTCCAGACGCAGACCAACTCGACGATCTCCTACTCGAAGAACTGGGCGGGAACCCCTTTCTCGCTCTCGATGAACATGGCCGTGTCGCAGAACTCGCAGAACTCCACGATCTCGATGACGCTGCCCAACATCGTCTTCAACGTCTCGCGCTTCTACCCCTTCAAACGGCGCGAGGCGCAGGGCAAGGCACGGTGGTACGAGAAGATTTCGATGCAGTATACGGGCAAGATGACCAACACCGTCTCCACGACCGAGTCGGAGGTCTTCACCAAACAGACGCTCGAAAACATGCGCAACGGCATCGAGCACTCGATACCCGTCACGGCCTCGTTCAACCTCTTCAACTACATCAACGTCTCGCCGTCGTTCAACTATACCGAGAAGTGGTATTTCAAGAAGCAGGAGCGCGAATGGAGTCCCGTGACCAACGAAGTGCGCTACCTCGATCCCGAATACGGATTCTATCGGCTCTACAACTACACCACCTCGGTGAGCGCCTCGACGACGCTCTACGGCATGTATCAGTTCAAGAAAAAGACCAGCAAGATACAGGCGATCCGGCACACGCTCACCCCGTCGTTCGGCTTTTCGTACGCCCCCGACTTCTCGGATCAGAAATACGGCTACTACAAAACCGTACAGACCGATTCCACCGGCAAGTTCCAGGTCTATTCGCCCTTCGCCGACAATGCCTACGGCGTTCCCAGTTCGGGCCGCAGCATGTCGATGAACTTCTCGCTGTCGCAGACGCTCGAGATGAAGGTGCTCTCCAAGCGCGACACGTCGGGCATCAAGAAGATCAAGCTGATCGACAACCTGTCGGTCAGCGCCTCGTACAACTTCCTGGCCGACTCGATGAAGCTCTCGACCATTCCCATCCAGTTCCGCACGACGGTCTTCGGCACGAACTTCGGCATCCAGCTCAACGCCACGCTCGACCCGTACAGGGTCACCCCCGAAGGACGGCGCATCGACAAACTCTTCTTTCCGGGACGTATCGTTTCGACGGGCTGGTCGTTCGGTTATACCTTCAAATCGCGGCAGGATAACTCCACGCCCGCGATCAACGACATCAACAGCGTCCCGCCCGAATACGCCAACCCCTTCTACGACCCCTACGGCATCCTCGACCCTGTGCTGCGAAGGCAGTACATGGCGCAGTCGTACTACGACTTCTCGCTGCCGTGGAACCTCGGCTTCAACTACACGGTCTCCTACTCGATCAACTACGTCAACAACGGTACGACGGGCTACCGCAAGAACATCACGCAGAACATCGGGTTCAACGGCAGCGTCAACCTCACGCCCAAGATGGGCATCACGTTCCAGGGCGGTTACGACATCAAGGAGAACAAGCTGACCACCTCGTCGGTCAGCATCTCGCGCGACCTCCACTG
Coding sequences within it:
- a CDS encoding putative LPS assembly protein LptD, which codes for MKRFSLKYLAAAFVVVLFTEMVFGFAPHAAIQRPAETDVAVADSGSTDNDRRAQRLSRRERRRMKQAAEAQEPPVVSDTLVLQADSLLPPDSLRVPSDSLQRDTTRRKKEGGAFLEDIMNGKNTDSLVYDIRNKMVYIYNEGDINYQDMNLKADFMRVNMDTREIYAYGKPDTLEGQPTVTRPEFTEGSASPYKMDTITYNFKSGKAKIKGVATQEGDGWLIGGSVKKMPDNNINIQGGKYTTCDQTDHPHFYLAMTKAKVIPGKKVVTGPAYLVMEDVPIYFLGIPEGFFPISSGPKSGFLMPTYGEDGQRGFFFRDFGYYFTLSQHMDLALTAGIYTLGSWEGAAASRYIKRYKYTGNLNAQFSSIRTGEKGEPDFLKQNTFRLQWTHSQDPKANPGSTFSASVNFATSGYSKYAATTLNDILQTQTNSTISYSKNWAGTPFSLSMNMAVSQNSQNSTISMTLPNIVFNVSRFYPFKRREAQGKARWYEKISMQYTGKMTNTVSTTESEVFTKQTLENMRNGIEHSIPVTASFNLFNYINVSPSFNYTEKWYFKKQEREWSPVTNEVRYLDPEYGFYRLYNYTTSVSASTTLYGMYQFKKKTSKIQAIRHTLTPSFGFSYAPDFSDQKYGYYKTVQTDSTGKFQVYSPFADNAYGVPSSGRSMSMNFSLSQTLEMKVLSKRDTSGIKKIKLIDNLSVSASYNFLADSMKLSTIPIQFRTTVFGTNFGIQLNATLDPYRVTPEGRRIDKLFFPGRIVSTGWSFGYTFKSRQDNSTPAINDINSVPPEYANPFYDPYGILDPVLRRQYMAQSYYDFSLPWNLGFNYTVSYSINYVNNGTTGYRKNITQNIGFNGSVNLTPKMGITFQGGYDIKENKLTTSSVSISRDLHCWQMSFSWIPFGAHRSWSFNIGVKAASLADLKYDKSQSMYDNMY